In a genomic window of Quercus lobata isolate SW786 chromosome 4, ValleyOak3.0 Primary Assembly, whole genome shotgun sequence:
- the LOC115987789 gene encoding protein N-terminal asparagine amidohydrolase-like isoform X1: MIFVGGVPFSSSSQGNTLVALMEDPILVSASNSFKAIPERKFSVSEESGMDRLTKNKWVYLFQREYGTVDPAFVDFVGTDEATTCVGIVIHNKKNGMTSVSHMDSPNIVDMGLSQMLLHVVDHNMDAELDVHLVGGFEDVSPNYAYSSTRSESQEQLDGHSFPLCAKIVEALFTRPENFHVQTLFVLGHNTRRDSEGNAYPIFHGLVVETSTGLVTPACFDRTSRCPDEIVRRIRVTSAYEDPSWSGKLLETYDTQTDQFRIASCCWSDQKDISLTLKSLSDSEILLICSTSPSAEAPDFVDNLRRQWEYLIEHPDWRETFPRKQPRVFERVGDGGWKRC; this comes from the exons ATGATATTTGTTGGTGGGGTCccattttcatcttcttctcag GGAAATACCCTGGTTGCTTTGATGGAAGACCCTATTTTGGTATCTGCCTCAAATTCATTCAAGGCTATTCCAGAGAGGAAGTTCTCAGTTTCTGAAGAGTCTGGCATGGATAGATTGACGAAGAATAAATGGGTTTATCTGTTCCAAAGAGAATATGGAACTGTTGACCCTGCATTTGTTGAT TTTGTTGGCACTGATGAAGCAACAACCTGTGTGGGCATTGTTATTCACAACAAGAAAAATGGAAT GACATCAGTTTCTCATATGGATTCTCCAAATATTGTGGACATGGGCCTCTCCCAGATGTTATTGCATGTTGTTGATCACAATATGGATGCTGAGTTGGAT GTGCATCTTGTCGGTGGCTTTGAAGATGTTTCACCAAAT TATGCTTACTCTAGCACTAGATCTGAAAGCCAGGAACAGTTGGATGGTCATTCCTTTCCATTGTGTGCCAAAATAGTTGAAGCTTTGTTCACAAGACCAGAGAATTTTCATGTTCAGACTCTCTTTGTTCTTGGGCATAACACCAGAAGGGATTCCGAAGGGAATGCATACCCCATTTTCCATGGTTTAGTG GTAGAAACTTCCACTGGATTAGTTACCCCTGCCTGTTTTGATAGAACTTCAAGATGTCCGGATGAGATTGTTAGGAGAATTCGAGTAACGTCAGCCTATGAGGACCCCAGTTGGAGTGGCAAGTTGCTTGAGACGTATGATACTCAAACTGATCAATTCAGAATTGCTTCATGCTGCTG GAGCGACCAAAAAGATATTTCTTTGACACTAAAAAGTCTTTCTGATTCAGAAATTCTCCTCATATGTTCCACTTCTCCTTCTGCTGAGGCCCCAGATTTCGTGGATAATTTAAGAAG GCAATGGGAGTATCTGATTGAACACCCAGATTGGAGAGAAACCTTTCCCAGGAAGCAGCCACGAGTCTTTGAGAGGGTTGGGGATGGAGGATGGAAAAGGTGCTGA
- the LOC115987789 gene encoding protein N-terminal asparagine amidohydrolase-like isoform X2 — protein sequence MIFVGGVPFSSSSQGNTLVALMEDPILVSASNSFKAIPERKFSVSEESGMDRLTKNKWVYLFQREYGTVDPAFVDCRTSVSHMDSPNIVDMGLSQMLLHVVDHNMDAELDVHLVGGFEDVSPNYAYSSTRSESQEQLDGHSFPLCAKIVEALFTRPENFHVQTLFVLGHNTRRDSEGNAYPIFHGLVVETSTGLVTPACFDRTSRCPDEIVRRIRVTSAYEDPSWSGKLLETYDTQTDQFRIASCCWSDQKDISLTLKSLSDSEILLICSTSPSAEAPDFVDNLRRQWEYLIEHPDWRETFPRKQPRVFERVGDGGWKRC from the exons ATGATATTTGTTGGTGGGGTCccattttcatcttcttctcag GGAAATACCCTGGTTGCTTTGATGGAAGACCCTATTTTGGTATCTGCCTCAAATTCATTCAAGGCTATTCCAGAGAGGAAGTTCTCAGTTTCTGAAGAGTCTGGCATGGATAGATTGACGAAGAATAAATGGGTTTATCTGTTCCAAAGAGAATATGGAACTGTTGACCCTGCATTTGTTGAT tgcagGACATCAGTTTCTCATATGGATTCTCCAAATATTGTGGACATGGGCCTCTCCCAGATGTTATTGCATGTTGTTGATCACAATATGGATGCTGAGTTGGAT GTGCATCTTGTCGGTGGCTTTGAAGATGTTTCACCAAAT TATGCTTACTCTAGCACTAGATCTGAAAGCCAGGAACAGTTGGATGGTCATTCCTTTCCATTGTGTGCCAAAATAGTTGAAGCTTTGTTCACAAGACCAGAGAATTTTCATGTTCAGACTCTCTTTGTTCTTGGGCATAACACCAGAAGGGATTCCGAAGGGAATGCATACCCCATTTTCCATGGTTTAGTG GTAGAAACTTCCACTGGATTAGTTACCCCTGCCTGTTTTGATAGAACTTCAAGATGTCCGGATGAGATTGTTAGGAGAATTCGAGTAACGTCAGCCTATGAGGACCCCAGTTGGAGTGGCAAGTTGCTTGAGACGTATGATACTCAAACTGATCAATTCAGAATTGCTTCATGCTGCTG GAGCGACCAAAAAGATATTTCTTTGACACTAAAAAGTCTTTCTGATTCAGAAATTCTCCTCATATGTTCCACTTCTCCTTCTGCTGAGGCCCCAGATTTCGTGGATAATTTAAGAAG GCAATGGGAGTATCTGATTGAACACCCAGATTGGAGAGAAACCTTTCCCAGGAAGCAGCCACGAGTCTTTGAGAGGGTTGGGGATGGAGGATGGAAAAGGTGCTGA
- the LOC115988123 gene encoding protein N-terminal asparagine amidohydrolase-like isoform X1 — protein sequence MIFVGGVPFSSSSQGNTLVALMEDPILVSAANSFKAIPERKFSVYEESGMDRLTKNKWVYLFQREYGTVDPAFVDFVGTDEATTCVGIVIRNKKNGMTSVSHMDSPNIVDMGLSQMLLHVVDHNMDAELDVLSVHLVGGFEDVSPNYAYSSTRSESQEQLDGHSFPLCAKIVEALFTRPENFHVQTLFVLGHNTRRDSEGNAYPIFHGLVVETSTGLVTPACFDRTSRCPDEIVRKIRVTSAYEDPSWSGKLLETYDTQTDQFRIASCCWSFRQKYISLTLQSLSDSEILLRCSTSPSAEAPDFVDNLRRKWEYLIEHPDWRETFPRKQPRVFERTGDGGWKRC from the exons ATGATATTTGTTGGTGGGGTCCCATTTTCATCTTCATCTCAG GGAAATACCCTGGTTGCTTTGATGGAAGACCCTATTTTGGTATCTGCCGCAAATTCATTCAAGGCTATTCCAGAGAGGAAGTTCTCAGTTTATGAAGAGTCTGGCATGGATAGATTGACGAAGAATAAATGGGTTTATCTGTTCCAAAGAGAATATGGAACTGTTGACCCTGCATTTGTCGAT TTTGTTGGCACTGATGAAGCAACAACCTGTGTGGGCATTGTTATTCGCAACAAGAAAAATGGAAT GACGTCTGTTTCTCATATGGATTCTCCAAATATTGTGGACATGGGCCTCTCCCAGATGTTATTGCATGTTGTTGATCACAATATGGATGCTGAGTTGGATGTACTTTCT GTGCATCTTGTCGGTGGCTTTGAAGATGTTTCACCAAAT TATGCTTACTCTAGCACTAGATCAGAAAGCCAGGAACAGTTGGATGGTCATTCCTTTCCATTGTGTGCCAAAATAGTTGAAGCTTTGTTCACAAGACCAGAGAATTTTCATGTTCAGACTCTCTTTGTTCTTGGGCATAACACCAGAAGGGATTCCGAAGGGAATGCATACCCCATTTTCCATGGTTTAGTG GTAGAAACTTCCACTGGATTAGTTACCCCTGCCTGTTTTGATAGAACTTCAAGATGTCCGGATGAGATTGTTAGGAAAATTCGAGTAACATCAGCCTATGAGGACCCCAGTTGGAGTGGCAAGTTGCTTGAGACATATGATACTCAAACTGATCAATTCAGAATTGCTTCATGCTGCTG GAGCTTTcgccaaaaatatatttctttgaCACTACAAAGTCTTTCTGATTCAGAAATTCTCCTCAGATGTTCCACTTCTCCTTCTGCTGAGGCCCCAGATTTCGTGGATAATTTAAGAAG GAAATGGGAGTATCTGATTGAACATCCAGATTGGAGAGAAACCTTTCCTAGGAAGCAGCCACGAGTCTTTGAGAGGACGGGGGATGGAGGTTGGAAAAGGTGCTGA
- the LOC115988123 gene encoding protein N-terminal asparagine amidohydrolase-like isoform X2, with protein sequence MIFVGGVPFSSSSQGNTLVALMEDPILVSAANSFKAIPERKFSVYEESGMDRLTKNKWVYLFQREYGTVDPAFVDFVGTDEATTCVGIVIRNKKNGMTSVSHMDSPNIVDMGLSQMLLHVVDHNMDAELDVHLVGGFEDVSPNYAYSSTRSESQEQLDGHSFPLCAKIVEALFTRPENFHVQTLFVLGHNTRRDSEGNAYPIFHGLVVETSTGLVTPACFDRTSRCPDEIVRKIRVTSAYEDPSWSGKLLETYDTQTDQFRIASCCWSFRQKYISLTLQSLSDSEILLRCSTSPSAEAPDFVDNLRRKWEYLIEHPDWRETFPRKQPRVFERTGDGGWKRC encoded by the exons ATGATATTTGTTGGTGGGGTCCCATTTTCATCTTCATCTCAG GGAAATACCCTGGTTGCTTTGATGGAAGACCCTATTTTGGTATCTGCCGCAAATTCATTCAAGGCTATTCCAGAGAGGAAGTTCTCAGTTTATGAAGAGTCTGGCATGGATAGATTGACGAAGAATAAATGGGTTTATCTGTTCCAAAGAGAATATGGAACTGTTGACCCTGCATTTGTCGAT TTTGTTGGCACTGATGAAGCAACAACCTGTGTGGGCATTGTTATTCGCAACAAGAAAAATGGAAT GACGTCTGTTTCTCATATGGATTCTCCAAATATTGTGGACATGGGCCTCTCCCAGATGTTATTGCATGTTGTTGATCACAATATGGATGCTGAGTTGGAT GTGCATCTTGTCGGTGGCTTTGAAGATGTTTCACCAAAT TATGCTTACTCTAGCACTAGATCAGAAAGCCAGGAACAGTTGGATGGTCATTCCTTTCCATTGTGTGCCAAAATAGTTGAAGCTTTGTTCACAAGACCAGAGAATTTTCATGTTCAGACTCTCTTTGTTCTTGGGCATAACACCAGAAGGGATTCCGAAGGGAATGCATACCCCATTTTCCATGGTTTAGTG GTAGAAACTTCCACTGGATTAGTTACCCCTGCCTGTTTTGATAGAACTTCAAGATGTCCGGATGAGATTGTTAGGAAAATTCGAGTAACATCAGCCTATGAGGACCCCAGTTGGAGTGGCAAGTTGCTTGAGACATATGATACTCAAACTGATCAATTCAGAATTGCTTCATGCTGCTG GAGCTTTcgccaaaaatatatttctttgaCACTACAAAGTCTTTCTGATTCAGAAATTCTCCTCAGATGTTCCACTTCTCCTTCTGCTGAGGCCCCAGATTTCGTGGATAATTTAAGAAG GAAATGGGAGTATCTGATTGAACATCCAGATTGGAGAGAAACCTTTCCTAGGAAGCAGCCACGAGTCTTTGAGAGGACGGGGGATGGAGGTTGGAAAAGGTGCTGA
- the LOC115988123 gene encoding protein N-terminal asparagine amidohydrolase-like isoform X3, which yields MELLTLHLSIFPLSYDKFVGTDEATTCVGIVIRNKKNGMTSVSHMDSPNIVDMGLSQMLLHVVDHNMDAELDVLSVHLVGGFEDVSPNYAYSSTRSESQEQLDGHSFPLCAKIVEALFTRPENFHVQTLFVLGHNTRRDSEGNAYPIFHGLVVETSTGLVTPACFDRTSRCPDEIVRKIRVTSAYEDPSWSGKLLETYDTQTDQFRIASCCWSFRQKYISLTLQSLSDSEILLRCSTSPSAEAPDFVDNLRRKWEYLIEHPDWRETFPRKQPRVFERTGDGGWKRC from the exons ATGGAACTGTTGACCCTGCATTTGTCGAT TTTTCCCCTTTCATATGATAAGTTTGTTGGCACTGATGAAGCAACAACCTGTGTGGGCATTGTTATTCGCAACAAGAAAAATGGAAT GACGTCTGTTTCTCATATGGATTCTCCAAATATTGTGGACATGGGCCTCTCCCAGATGTTATTGCATGTTGTTGATCACAATATGGATGCTGAGTTGGATGTACTTTCT GTGCATCTTGTCGGTGGCTTTGAAGATGTTTCACCAAAT TATGCTTACTCTAGCACTAGATCAGAAAGCCAGGAACAGTTGGATGGTCATTCCTTTCCATTGTGTGCCAAAATAGTTGAAGCTTTGTTCACAAGACCAGAGAATTTTCATGTTCAGACTCTCTTTGTTCTTGGGCATAACACCAGAAGGGATTCCGAAGGGAATGCATACCCCATTTTCCATGGTTTAGTG GTAGAAACTTCCACTGGATTAGTTACCCCTGCCTGTTTTGATAGAACTTCAAGATGTCCGGATGAGATTGTTAGGAAAATTCGAGTAACATCAGCCTATGAGGACCCCAGTTGGAGTGGCAAGTTGCTTGAGACATATGATACTCAAACTGATCAATTCAGAATTGCTTCATGCTGCTG GAGCTTTcgccaaaaatatatttctttgaCACTACAAAGTCTTTCTGATTCAGAAATTCTCCTCAGATGTTCCACTTCTCCTTCTGCTGAGGCCCCAGATTTCGTGGATAATTTAAGAAG GAAATGGGAGTATCTGATTGAACATCCAGATTGGAGAGAAACCTTTCCTAGGAAGCAGCCACGAGTCTTTGAGAGGACGGGGGATGGAGGTTGGAAAAGGTGCTGA
- the LOC115987623 gene encoding transcription elongation regulator 1-like codes for MALDPQPTPTTTTTTTTTTRPLTNINTNTSPAQPARPVYVQNPHPHHQHHQIPHLYPQVRSPNPAQQGILYPVASSGRGFIPKPPLQNSVTVATNNNVTTAATTTSGVGVGYPTRPLVSYPQVHVMRPPLHHLHQQHPTSQLPSATNPIKGIPISTHQKVAPPTSVSDYNGYKDPRDKSMDAFSRGKTVDESLYTIRDRKVNITPDASLYALCRSWLRNGISEEFQPQYGDVVRPFPKPLPISTASTHPSKKKEGEEEEEEDEEGDESVEDLSPKDLLKRHVKHAKKVRARLREERLRRIARYKSRLALLLPPLVEQFRNDTAARN; via the exons ATGGCCTTGGATCCCCAACCCactcccaccaccaccaccacaaccaccaccaccacacgtCCTctcacaaacataaacacaaacacatccCCTGCACAACCAGCAAGACCCGTGTATGTTCAAAACCCACATCCCCACCACCAGCACCACCAAATCCCCCATTTGTACCCACAAGTCCGATCCCCAAACCCCGCCCAACAAGGAATCCTCTACCCTGTTGCCTCCTCTGGCCGTGGCTTCATTCCCAAACCACCTCTTCAAAACTCTGTCACTGTTGCCACCAACAACAATGTTACAACAGCAGCAACTACTACAAGTGGTGTTGGTGTTGGGTACCCCACTCGGCCTTTGGTCTCTTATCCTCAAGTCCATGTGATGAGGCCTCCTCTTCACCACTTACACCAGCAACACCCAACTTCTCAGCTCCCCTCTGCTACAAACCCCATCAAGGGCATTCCTATCTCTACGCACCAAAAG GTTGCTCCTCCAACTTCAGTTTCTGACTATAATGGCTATAAGGATCCCAG GGACAAAAGTATGGATGCTTTCTCTAGAGGCAAAACTGTAGACGAGTCTTTGTACACGATCAGAGATCGAAAA GTCAATATAACACCAGATGCTTCTCTATATGCACTTTGTCGATCATGGTTGAGGAATGGTATCTCTGAAGAATTTCAG CCACAATATGGGGATGTTGTGAGGCCTTTCCCAAAACCTTTGCCTATATCCACGGCAAGCACTCATCCgtcaaagaaaaaggaaggtgaagaagaagaagaagaagatgaggag GGTGACGAATCTGTTGAGGATTTATCACCGAAAGATCTGTTAAAGAGACACGTTAAGCATGCTAAAAAGGTTCGAGCGCG ATTAAGGGAAGAGCGGTTACGACGAATTGCGAGGTATAAGAGTAGGCTTGCTCTCCTCCTTCCTCCCCTTGTAGAACAGTTCAGAAATGATACAGCTGCTAGAAACTGA
- the LOC115984077 gene encoding putative disease resistance protein RGA3, whose product MAEGALFSVSSGIIRKAGDVAVQEIALIWGVKDEIKKLKETVSTISAVLLDAEAKKHNNEVKLWLQRLKDAMFDADDLLDEISTEALRREVMTRDKKAKEVRIFFSKSNQLAYGLRMGHKVKAMRERFDAIAADRKFHLDERSEERQVRYKARQQTHSVVRAEDVIGREEDKKAIIGSLLDPNVKENVSVLPIVGVGGLGKTTVSQLVFNDEEIKNHFELKLWVCVSDDFDVKIIVEKILECIKNEKPKDLEMNTLVNDLEKEINGKRYMLVLDDVWNEDREKWSELKKILMGGAKGSRILVTTRSEIVAKISQSIQPHVLKGLEEQYAWSLFKKMAFEEGEEEMNASFLEIGKEILKMCVGVPLAIRTIGGLLYFKKSEIEWRSFKTNELSKIRQNESDILPTLKLSYNYLASHLKQ is encoded by the coding sequence ATGGCGGAAGGAGCTCTGTTCAGCGTTTCTAGTGGAATCATCAGGAAAGCGGGCGACGTAGCAGTCCAAGAGATTGCGCTCATCTGGGGTGTCAAAGACGAGATCAAAAAACTCAAGGAGACAGTTTCCACAATCAGTGCTGTGCTTTTGGATGCAGAGGCGAAGAAACACAACAATGAAGTCAAACTGTGGCTGCAAAGGCTTAAGGACGCCATGTTTGATGCGGATGACTTGCTGGATGAAATCTCCACTGAGGCCTTGCGACGGGAAGTAATGACCCGGGACAAGAAGGCCAAAGAGGTACGCATCTTCTTTTCCAAATCTAATCAGCTTGCATATGGTCTTAGAATGGGTCATAAGGTTAAGGCCATGAGGGAGAGGTTTGATGCGATTGCAGCTGATAGGAAATTCCATTTAGATGAGCGTTCTGAGGAGAGACAAGTCAGGTATAAGGCAAGACAGCAGACTCATTCTGTTGTACGTGCTGAAGATGTTATTGGGAGGGAGGAGGATAAGAAGGCCATCATTGGATCTCTGTTGGATCCCAATGTCAAGGAGAATGTTTCTGTCCTTCCGATAGTTGGTGTCGGAGGACTAGGAAAGACGACAGTTTCTCAACTTGTCTTCAATGATGAGGAAATCAAGAACCATTTTGAGCTAAAATTGTGGGTGTGTGTCTCTGACGATTTTGATGTGAAGATAATTGTTGAGAAAATCTTGGaatgtataaaaaatgagaaaccaaAAGACCTTGAAATGAACACATTAGTCAATGATCtcgaaaaagaaattaatggaaAGAGATATATGCTTGTGTTGGACGATGTGTGGAATGAGGATCGTGAAAAATGGagtgaattgaaaaaaattttaatgggtGGTGCAAAAGGCAGTAGAATCTTAGTGACTACACGTAGTGAAATCGTGGCAAAGATTTCGCAGTCTATTCAACCACACGTGCTAAAGGGTTTAGAAGAACAATATGCCTGGTCTTTATTTAAGAAGATGGCATTTGAAGAGGGGGAAGAAGAGATGAATGCAAGCTTTTTAGAAATTgggaaggaaattttaaaaatgtgtgTAGGGGTTCCACTTGCAATTAGAACAATAGGTGGTTtattgtatttcaaaaaatccGAAATAGAGTGGAGATCATTCAAAACCAATGAACTTTCAAAAATACGTCAAAACGAAAGTGACATTTTACCAACATtaaagttgagttacaattatCTCGCATCACATTTGAAGCAATGA